Proteins co-encoded in one Setaria viridis chromosome 9, Setaria_viridis_v4.0, whole genome shotgun sequence genomic window:
- the LOC117837816 gene encoding uncharacterized protein — translation MQDRMRRQGQYGEADITSMVAAQLHHYKAQQRVQQHPENSYTGRDPGQASGEHQYTPPKVRQSQWDRGGPNMPSKVPSYAYNEGQGAAGAQSFYDGQRSDAKVGLEKQTSKETRDHARTDRTETRYEDYNLPRTFEGLEQSFHEDIMMLSKELHDAEDAENSRHRERLKEINTQYQEKLLALRARQANYRDEFLRKESLARQQQYQQASMSHYANNSAGGEQHGYHPTALPGEQHGYHPTAATTPAAGGAGGAYGEAHRGYASGQYESFSDRPDYPEFHGGGRGRGRGFERRGQYPGGRDYNSGGRRF, via the exons ATGCAGGATAGAATGAGGCGGCAGGGACAATACGGTGAAGCAGACATCACTTCCATGGTCGCGGCCCAGTTGCATCACTACAAGGCACAGCAAAGGGTGCAGCAACACCCTGAGAACAGCTACACTGGAAGGGATCCTGGGCAAGCTTCTGGGGAGCACCAGTACACTCCCCCGAAGGTGAGACAGAGTCAATGGGATCGAGGTGGACCAAACATGCCAAGCAAGGTTCCATCATACGCATATAATGAAG GCCAAGGTGCTGCTGGTGCACAATCCTTTTATGATGGACAGAGATCTGATGCAAAGGTTGGTCTAGAAAAGCAGACCAGCAAGGAAACTAGGGACCATGCTCGTACAGATAGGACTGAAACAAGATATGAGGATTATAATCTTCCTCGGACATTTGAAGGTCTTGAGCAAAGTTTTCATGAAGACATTATGATGCTATCCAAGGAACTACATGATGCAGAGGATGCTGAAAATTCTAGACACAGGGAG AGATTGAAGGAGATAAATACGCAGTACCAGGAGAAACTATTAGCACTTCGGGCTCGGCAAGCAAACTATAGAGATGAATTCCTGCGTAAGGAATCTTTGGCACGCCAGCAGCAATACCAGCAGGCCAGCATGAGCCATTATGCCAATAATTCCGCGGGTGGGGAGCAGCATGGTTATCACCCAACAGCCTTGCCTGGCGAGCAGCATGGTTATCATCCAACAGCAGCAACCACTCCTGCTGCTGGTGGAGCTGGAGGTGCTTATGGAGAGGCTCATCGGGGTTATGCTTCTGGGCAGTACGAATCCTTCAGTGATCGCCCAGATTACCCGGAGTTCCATGGTGGCGGCAGAGGTCGAGGTCGTGGTTTTGAACGCCGTGGCCAATACCCAGGTGGTCGTGATTACAATTCTGGTGGCCGGCGATTCTAG
- the LOC117838522 gene encoding telomere repeat-binding protein 5 has translation MVFQKRSSSEMESCGGGQVAEMPRVPKSARGKRSARKKEAQSPDQMMCAFDLLATVAGKLLDEGEGSLGNMSAGAPALAASAKDVRVKQEQCDEEMKHFKHEVTDQDSCNESAILPHNVFPRSANHARNEDPKAKSEAQDKESSSISCAKAELGCNFRTIADRWSPESVESGAFTGDAAASLMQVAAAGFHKNAPDMYNLLDPMDVDTKPPPLVSSDSTGEMPFHGDKIRRSISLPRGPKGVAGYAVDRDDDDDKSSGCTHPSTTTNRGFRPNCTAEHSRVRKLLTSKYRKVAPARVHKSDLSYSDVERKPSFRNKKMHYTRQRTQRSTFKRRKLFDRHAVLASEFGRANGKGNTKVTGRDSHASSLEANKGTNSMPFQKSCPSNDCHVKLRIKSFKVPELLVEIPESATVGSLKKTVLEAVTAILGGGLRVGVLHHGKKVRDDSKTLMQAGIGQDDMLDNLGFSLEPNCTHNLSQAQAPEDTSFLETIDTTEPLARIAPADSSSKHGEVDVSQDLALTPLAMNYHGSDHDSVQSPGGFSSPDKVSTNSRALVPVPPADPNAGAVVPVNKSKRSPEQGQRRIRRPFSVAEVEALVLAVEKLGTGRWRDVKLRAFDNAKHRTYVDLKDKWKTLVHTASISPQQRRGEPVPQELLDRVLAAQAYWSQQQAKLQPKTPPLAEARLLT, from the exons ATGGTGTTCCAGAAGAGGTCGTCGTCGGAGATGGAGTCGTGCGGTGGAGGCCAAGTCGCGGAGATGCCGCGCGTTCCCAAATCCGCGAGG GGCAAGAGATCGGCCCGGAAGAAGGAGGCCCAGAGCCCGGACCAGATGATGTGCGCGTTCGACCTTCTCGCGACGGTGGCCGGGAAGCTGCTTGATGAGGGCGAGGGCTCGCTCGGGAACATGAGCGCCGGTGCCCCGGCCTTGGCTGCGTCCGCCAAGGATGTCCGCGTGAAGCAGGAGCAGTGCGATGAGGAAATGAAGCATTTCAAGCACGAGGTGACGGATCAGGATAGCTGCAACGAGAGCGCAATTCTCCCCCACAATGTGTTTCCGCGGTCGGCGAATCATGCTCGGAACGAGGATCCAAAGGCGAAGTCTGAAGCCCAGGACAAGGAATCCTCCTCGATCAGCTGTGCCAAGGCCGAATTGGGTTGTAATTTCAGGACGATTGCAGATAGGTGGTCACCTGAATCCGTGGAATCAGGAGCCTTCACAGGAGATGCAGCAGCGAGCCTGATGCAGGTGGCCGCAGCAGGATTTCATAAGAATGCTCCTGACATGTATAATTTGCTCGATCCAATGGATGTGGACACGAAGCCTCCTCCTTTGGTCAGCTCTGACAGCACCGGTGAGATGCCATTTCATGGCGATAAAATTCGCCGCTCAATCTCCTTGCCAAGGGGGCCGAAGGGTGTGGCGGGGTATGCTGTAGATAGAGATGATGACGACGATAAGTCCTCTGGGTGCACTCATCCAAGCACCACCACTAACAGGGGTTTCAGGCCCAATTGTACAGCTGAGCATAGTAGGGTAAGGAAGCTGCTCACTTCTAAGTACAGGAAAGTTGCTCCAGCCAGGGTGCACAAATCAGATCTTTCCTACAGTG ATGTCGAGCGGAAGCCTTCTTTCCGCAACAAGAAAATGCATTATACACGACAGAGGACACAGAGGAGTACATTTAAGCGGAGGAAGCTCTTTGATCGTCATGCAGTTCTAGCATCTGAATTTGGTAGAgcaaatggaaaaggaaacaCAAAGGTTACTGGAAGAGACTCCCATGCTTCTTCTTTGGAAG CAAACAAGGGGACCAATTCAATGCCATTCCAGAAATCTTGTCCATCAAACGATTGCCATG TGAAACTTAGAATTAAGTCTTTCAAGGTGCCTGAACTTCTTGTTGAAATCCCAGAAAGTGCAACGGTTGGGTCACTAAAG AAAACTGTTCTTGAGGCGGTAACTGCCATTCTTGGAGGTGGTCTTCGCGTGGGTGTTCTTCACCATGGAAAGAAAGTCAGAGATGATAGTAAAACTTTAATGCAGGCTGGGATTGGTCAGGATGATATGCTTGACAACCTTGGTTTTTCACTCGAGCCCAACTGTACGCACAACCTGTCGCAAGCCCAAGCTCCTGAAGATACCAGTTTCCTGGAAACCATTGATACTACTGAACCCCTCgcaag GATTGCGCCTGCTGACTCATCTTCCAAGCATGGTGAAGTCGATGTCTCCCAGGATCTTGCACTAACTCCCTTAGCAATGAACTATCATGGCAGCGACCATGATTCAGTGCAATCCCCTGGGGGCTTCTCATCACCTGATAAAGTGTCCACAAACTCGCGAGCTTTAGTTCCTGTTCCACCTGCAGATCCCAATGCAGGGGCTGTAGTTCCAGTGAATAAGTCAAAGAGGTCACCAGAGCAGGGGCAACGCAGGATCAGGCGTCCGTTCTCTGTTGCTGAAGTAGAAGCACTTGTGCTTGCAGTCGAAAAGCTTGGAACTGGAAG GTGGCGAGATGTTAAACTCCGCGCTTTTGACAACGCAAAGCACCGGACATATGTTGATCTTAAG GACAAGTGGAAGACGCTGGTGCACACGGCGAGCATCTCGCCGCAGCAGCGGCGTGGCGAGCCGGTGCCGCAGGAGCTGCTCGACCGGGTCCTGGCGGCCCAGGCCTATTGGTCCCAGCAGCAAGCCAAGCTCCAGCCTAAGACGCCCCCATTGGCTGAGGCTCGCTTGCTCACCTAA